The Amycolatopsis jiangsuensis nucleotide sequence ACGCCGACCGCGCGCTGCGGTTCTACACCGAACAGGCCGGCTTCACCCTCGACGTGGACTACCGTCCGGACCCCGGCTTCCGCGTCGTGCAGGTCACGCCGCCGGGCTCGGCGGCTTCGGTGCAGTTCGGCGTGGGCCTCACCGACGCCGAGCCGGGCACGTCCCGCGCGACCTACCTGGTGGTGCCGGACATCGAGGCCGCGCATCGCGAGCTGACCGCGCGGGACGTGCCGACCGGCCCGATCCGGCACAAGGCTCCGGTGGACGACTGGCGTGGCGACCTCGCCCCCGGCCCCGCACCCGACCGGCGCGACTATGCCAGCCTGTTCACCTTCGCCGACCCGGACGGCAACACCTGGACCGTGCAGGAACGCGGCTTCGGTCAGGCGGTTTCCTCGACCGAGACCCGGCCCGGGTAGAAGGCCACGTGGTTCTTGATCGGGGCGACCGCGTCGTAGGGCGTCTCGTAGATCCACACGGCGTTGGTGCCGTCGGAGATCCCGGCGAGGCTGAAATAGCCGGCGTCACCCTTGTACGGGCAGTAGGTGTGGTGGTCGGTGCGGCTGAGCACCGCGGCGTCCACGTCCTCGAGCGGGATGTACTGCACCGGCGGATAGTTCGCCTCGCGCAGCACCTGAGCGCGGGTGGTCTCGGCGACGATCCGGTCGCCGGCCCTGACCACGACGCGCGCGGGGTTCGGCTCGACCGTGATCGGATGGTCCGGCCCGGGGGTCTTCTGCTTCGGCATCGGTGTCCTCCTCCGCGCACGGGCGTGCGCCACCACCCAGCCTAGGCGCGTTCGGCCGCGGCGTGCCCCGGCGCGGTGCGGCGCAGCCAGAACAGCCCGATCACCGGCAGCACCAGCGGGATGAACAGGTACCCCTGGCCGTAGACCGACCACACCGTGGCATCCGGGAACGCCTGGCGGTCGAAGATGCTGAGCGTGCCGACCGCCAGCACACCGAGCAGCTCGATGCTGCAGGAGAACAGCGCGATCCGCCACCACCGCTCGCCGCCGCGGGCGAGCGCGACGGTCGCCAGGATGTAGACCACCGCGGCGAACGCGGAGAGCAGGTAGGCCAGCGGGGCCTCGTGGAACTTCGTGCCGATCTGCACGCCCGCCCGCGAGGTCGCGGCGAGCGCGAAGATCGCATACACCGCGACCAGGATCCGCCCGGGCCCGGTGGCCGTCCTACGCGCTTGCTCCACTCCACACCTCGTTCAGTCGCAGCACCATCACCGGGATGGCCAGGCAGGCGATACCGAGCACGACCGTGCTCGACCGGCTCCGCTCGGCCAGCGCCCATGCCGCACCGGCCGGCAGCACGACCAGGCAGCCGATCAGATAGGCCAGGTAGGTGGCGATGCTGCCCGGCCGCTGTCCGGACACCAGCAGCACCACGCCGATCACCAGCTGGGCGACCAGCAGCAGCTCCAGCACGGCGAGCGCGACGAGCAACGGGGTGTCCGGGAGCCGGTCGCGCACCGACTGCGTGAAGCTCCACACCGCGACGAGCAGGGCGCAACCCGCCACCGCTACCGCGAACCCGAAGATCACCCGTTCCTCCTTCTTCCTGCCCGGCCCAAACCTACCCGCCACCACCGTGGCCCCGGACGAGCGAGGTCGGTCCGGGTGGCCGGGGCCACCGGGAACGGTGCGTGCGAATGGGTTCACCGGAATGGGTTGATGACATTCTGCCAATTGTCCCGGGTTTCCGCTGCTCCACGCGCATTGCGCGGAGTAAACGACCAGCGTTACAGCTCGACCGAGTGGTAATAAATCACGCAGGGTTCCCGGAAAGACGCTCGCACACCATCACCCCCGCCCCTGATCAGCGGAGCCGAACCCCCGGGATGGCGGATTGGCCGCGACACCCCCACCGTGCGGGAATGGAGTTACCGCCCGACATCGGCCGGACGGCGTTTCACCGAAACGCAGAGGGGCCCTTTCCATGGATGTCCGCTACGAGGCATTCTGCTTCGCCGACCCACTGTTCTTCGACGAACAGCGGGACGATCCCGGCCCGGCCGACGACCTGGCGACGGACCTGCCCGCACCGGGACCGATGTGGACGGTGGGGACCCGCGGGATCTGGCGCGTCCTGCACCCGCGGGACCGGGATCTTCCCGAGCAGGGCTGGAAAATCCACGTGTCCGCCGGGATGGACAACGCCGATCGCGTCCTCGCACGGGTGCACGCGTACTGTCTCGCGCACCAGGTGGCGTACAAGCACCTGCGCTCCCGGGCGATCCTGCTGGCACGCAATTCGAAATACGCGTCCCGCGCCGGAAGCGGCAAGCTGATCACCATTTACCCGGACGACGAGCAGGCGTTGAGTCGGATTCTGGATGAGCTTTCAACCACGCTGGCAGGCGAGCACGGCGCCTATATCCTGAGCGATCTGCGCTACCGCGAAGGACCGCTTTACCTGCGTTACGGCGGATTCGCCGAACAGTGGACCGAACACGGCGGGACCAGGGTGCTCGCGATCCGCCGTCCGGACGGCACGCTGGTGCCGGACCGGCGGGAGCCCACGTTTTCGGTGCCGGATTGGGTGCCGATTCCGGAGTGCCTGTCCGAAAGCCTGGCCGCGCGCGGTGACGGCCCCCGGTTCCCGTACCGGGTGACCGGCTCGCTGCACTTCTCCAACGGCGGCGGCGTGTACCTGGCCGAAAGCGAGGCCGGCGGCGAGCCGGTGGTGCTGAAGGAGGCCCGGCCGCACGCCGGGATCGACCGCACCGGCGCCGACGCGGTCACCCGGCTGCGCCACGAGCACGAGATCCTCGACCGGCTGGCGGGCATTCCGGGCGTACCGCGGGTGCACGAGAGGTTCCTCGTGTGGGAGCACCACTACCTGGCCATGCAGTACCTGCCCGGCAGGTCGCTGGGCAGCTGGCTGGCCCGGCACTACCCGCTCACGCACAGTTCACGCACCGAAGCCGGCCTGCTGGCCTACCGCGAGCGGGCGTTGTCCGTACTGGCCCAGGTGGAGGCCCTGCTCGCGGAGATCCACCGGCGCGGGATCGTGTTCGGGGATCTGCACGGGCAGAACATCCTGGTGGACGACCAGGACGTGGTCTCGCTGATCGACTTCGAGATGGCCTTCGACGCCGGCTCCGGGGACCGGCCGGGACTCGGCGCACCGGGGTTCCGCGCACCGGCCGACCGCAGCGGGTTCGAGATCGACGAGCACGCGCTGGCGGCGCTGCGGCTGTGGCTGTTCCTTCCGCTGGTCATGCTGCTGGAGCTGGCGCCGGGGAAGCTCCGCGGCGTCGCGGACTTCGCCGGGAAGCGGTTCCACCTGCCCGCCGGCTACACCGACGGCCTGGTCTCCGTGCTCTCTCCCCGCACCGATCCGCCCGCCACGACGCGCACCGAGCTGGACGAGGACCGGCCCGACTGGTCGCTGGTGCGCAAGCAGATCGCCGAAGGCGTGCTCGCGAGCGCGACGCCGGACCGCGCCGACCGGCTGTTCCCCGGCGACATCGAGCAGTTCCGCTCGGGTGGCGCGAACTTCGGCGTCGGTGCCGCGGGAGTGCTGCACTCGCTGCACGTCGCCGGCGCCGGCCGTTATCCCGAACACGAACAGTGGCTGCTGACCGCGGTCCGCCGGGAACCTCCCACGCGACCGGGCTTCTTCGACGGCAGCCACGGCATCGCCTACGTGCTCGAGGAATTCGGCTACTCCGAGGAGGCCGACCGGCTGCTCGCCGCTTCGCAGGCGCTGGTCGAGCAGACCACCGACCACGGCTTCGAAGGCGGGCTGGCCGGGATCGGCCTCACCCGGCTGCACCTGGCGACCGGCCGCGGCGACAACGAGTCCGGACGTCAGGCGCTGGACATCGCGGTGCGGCTGGCCGACGCACTGGAGACCGCGGCGCCGCCGGGTCGCTTCGCCAGGGCCGGGCTGTTGAACGGCTGGTCCGGACCGGCGCTGCTGTTCCTGCGGCTGTACGAGCGGACCGGGGAAACGGCGTGGCTGGCGTTCGCCGAGCAGGCGCTGGACCGTGATCTGGAGGAATGCGTCGCGGCGGACGACGGCTCACTGCAGGTCCGCGACGGCATGCGGCGCATGCTGCCCTACGCCGGGATCGGCAGTGCCGGAATCCTGCTGGTCGCCGAGCAGCTGGCCCGGCACCGCCCGCAAGCGCGGGTGTGCCGGAGCCTGCCCGCGTTGCGGGAGGCGTGCCGCGGGGAGTTCGTGATCCATCCCGGCCTGCTGTACGGCCGGTGCGGGCTGGCCGCCGCGCTGGCGGCGGCCGCCGAACCGGACCGGCGGGCCCGGGAGGCGATCGACCTGCACCTGGCGCGGCTTTCCTGGCACGCCGTGCCGTTCCGCGGCGGGCTGGCCTTTCCCGGCAACCAGCTGCTGCGCCTGTCGACCGACGTCAGCACCGGCAGCGCGGGGGTCCTCCGCACGCTCGCCGCACTCCTGGACGGCACGGAACTGCTGCCCTTCCTGGGCACCGTGGCGTCCCCGCACACCCCCGGCCGCTGAGCGCCGGTGGACTCCGAGAGAAGGGAACATCATGGAACACGTTCTGGAACTGCAGGCCCTGGAGACCCCTGAAGCACTCGAGGGGCACGACGGACTCGACCACCACGGCCACGACCACAGTCACCTGAGTCTGCACTGTGGTTACAGCGGGCTCAGTCTGCTTCTCTGCGACTGAACCGGAAGGGGACGGGAGCGGCGCAGGCCAAGTGCGCCGCTCCCGTCCGTCATTCTGCCCCGGCGAGGCGCACCGAGGGGAAGCGACATGGCCGGATCCGCCGATCGACTGCTGCGCTCGGTCGCCCTGCTCGACCGTCCCCGGCTGGCCGCGGTCGTCGTGGCCTCGCTGGTCTCCACGGGGGCCGGCCTGCTGCTTCCGGGCGCGCTGGCGGCGGCCACGGACGCGGTGCTCGGCGGCCGGAACAGCACCGCCGCCGTGCTGTGGCTGCTCGCCGTGGGTGGCGCGGAGATCATCGCGGACGCGGCCGGAGTGGTGCTGCCCGCGCGGCTGACCAGCGACGCGAGTGCGTGGCTGCGCCGGCGCGTGACCGATCGCCTGCTCGCGCTCGGGGTCGGCTCGCCGTTCGCCGCGGGGGACGCGGTGAGCCGGGTGTCCGGCGACTGCGCGATGGCAGGCCGGGTTTCGGCGGTGTCGGTGCAGCTGGTGTCGACCGGAGTGCTGTCCTCCGGCGCGGTGGTGCTGCTGGCCGTGCTGGACTGGCGGTTGGCGCTGGTGTTCCTGGTCAGTGTCCCGTTCGCCTTGCTGCTGGCGCGGTCCCATCTGCGCGGTACCGCCGATGATGTACTGACCTACCAACGGGTTTCCGGTGAGCTGGGGGCCCGCCTGCTGGACGCGGTCACCGGGTTGCGGACGATCGCCGCGTCCGGCACCGCGGAGGCGGAGGCGGCGCGGGTGCTGCGTCCGTTGCCGCGGCTGAACGTGGCCGGGCGCGGCATGTGGCGGACGCAAGCGCGGATGGTCTGGCGCGCGGGTCTGCTGCTGCCGGCGGTGGAACTCGCCACGCTGACCGCGGCCGGTTTCGGCGTACTGGCCGGGCGGCTGAGCACCGGCGATGTACTGGCCGCGCTCGGTTATGTCGCGCTCGGCCTCGGTCTGGTCACGCAGATTCCGTTGCTCACCACGTTGTCGCGGGTTCGTTCGGCCGCGCAGCGGATCACCGAGGTCCTCGACACCGACGTTCCGGCGCCCGGCGAACTCGGTCCGTTGCGGGGAAACGGCACGCTGGAGCTGCGCGGTGTCACCGTGGACGGTGCGCTCACCGACGTCGACCTCACCATTCCCGGCGGATCGTTCACCGCGGTGGTGGGCAGCTCCGGGTCGGGTAAGTCCACTGTGGTCGATCTGCTGGCCGGGTTGCGTCGCCCCGGCGCCGGGCAGGCGCTGCTGGACGGACGCGACCTCACCGTGCTGCGCCCGGACGAGCTGCGGGCCCGCATCGCGTACGCCTCCGATCAGCCCGCGTTGCTGGGCGAGACGGTCGCCGACGCCGTGGGCTACGGATCATGGGCAGCCGCCCCGGCACTCGGCGTGGCCTGCCGCACCGCCCGCATTCACGACGCCATCGCCCGCCTGCCGCAGGGCTACCGGACTCCGATGGCCGAAACCCCGCTGTCCGGCGGAGAAGCCGCGCGGGTCGGCCTCGCCCGCGCACTCGCGCGCAACCCGCGCGTGCTGCTGCTCGACGACGCCACCGCCAGCCTCGACACGGTCACCGAACGCGCCGTCACGGCCGAGCTGGGCCACCGCCGCACCCGCATCATCGTCACGCACCGAGCCGCCATGGCCGCCCGAGCCGACTTCGTGGTGTGGCTCGAAGCCGGCCACGTCCGCGCAGTCGGCCCGCACGCCCGGCTGTGGCAGCTACCGCGATACCGCTCCGTCTTCACGGAGGAGTCATGATCACCCAGCCACGCTGGCCCACCCTGCCTCCCGCCAGCCAGACGCCGCCCGGGATGCGGCACCCTGACCGGAACGCACTGACCGGACAGTGGCGCGGCGGCCTGGTCCTGCCGGCCTGGTCCCGACTGTGCCAACTACCGGCTCACCGCTCCGCGACCACGGAGCAGCCATGACCACCCAGCCACACCGACCCACCCGACGTCCCCCCGGCCGGACTGCCCGCAAGTCGCCGTCCGGGATGCGACACCTCTACTGGAACGCGCTGGCCGGGCAGTGGCGTGGCGGTCTGGTCCTGCTGGCCTGTTCCGTACTGGAAGGGTTGCCGGCGTTCTTCTCCGGACGGCTCGTGGAGCTGGCCGTCGACCGGGGGTTCGGCGTCGGGCGGCCGGGGCCCGGCGTCGCGTGGCTCGGGGCGTTCGGGCTCGCCGCGCTCGCCGGCGCGGTCGGGTCCCGGCTCGTGTGGCGGCAGCTGGGCACGGTCGTCGAGCCGTTGCGCGACGCGCTGGTGACCGCCGTCGTCCGCGGTGTGCTGCACGACCCCACGCCGCCGCGGACCGGGCCGGACGCCAGCGGGGTCGCGCGGATCACCCAGCATGTCGAGGTGGTTCGCGACGCCACCGGCGGGCTGCTGGTACAGGCCCGAGGCATGGTCGTGACCACCGCGGCGGCGATCGCCGGGCTGGTCACCGTGGCCGGCGCGCTCGTCCTGCCCGTCGCCGTTCCGGTCGTGCTCGCGCTGGCCGGGTTCGCCGTGCTGCTGCGGTCACTCGCCCGCCGTCAACGCGCACTGACGCTGGCCGACGAACGCACCGCGGCCACCATCGGCTCGGTGCTCGGCGGGGTGCGCGACGTCGTCGCCTGCGGGGCCGAACCCGTCGCCGCGCTCGAGGTCGACCAGGCCGTCGACGCGCAGGCGGCCGCCGCGGTCCGGGTCGCCCGTTCCAGCGCACTGCGGTCGCTGGTCGTCTCCCTCGGCGGGTTCGCGCCGCTGGTGCTCGCGCTCGCACTGGCCCCGGCCATGGTCGCCCGCGGCGAGCTGACCGCGGGTGCTGCCCTCGGCGCGCTCGTGTACCTGGCCACCACCATGCAACCGGCGATCCGCGGGCTCGCCGCCACCGTCGCCACCGTCGTGCTCCGGCTGTTCGTCGCGCTGCGCCGGCTCGCCGAGACCACCGCCGTTCCCGAGTCCCGCCCGGCCGGCGGGATTCCCGCCGGGCCCGTCCTCACCGTGCGGGCCCTGACCTTCCGCTGGGGAGCCGCACCGGAACCGGTGGTCAACGGCCTGAACCTCGACCTGTGTCCGGGTGAGCACCTGGCCGTCGTGGGCCCGAGCGGGATCGGCAAGTCGACCCTCGCCGGGCTGCTCACCGGTCTGCTGCCGCCCCAGCACGGTCAGGTCCGGCTCGGCGGGGTTCCCGTGACCGAACTGTCCGAGCGGGCCCGCCACCTGGTCCTCGTCCCGCAGCAGGCCTACGTGTTCGCCGGGACCGTGCGCGAAAACCTCGCCCTCTTCCACCCCGGCGCCCCCGACCACCACCTCACCGCGGCCGCCGAAGCCGTCGGCGCCGCCGCGCTGCTCGCCCGCTTCGGCGGGCTCGACACCGAGCTCGGCCACGGCGCGGAAGGACTTTCTGCCGGGGAAGCGCAGCTCATCGCACTCGCGCGGGCCTACGCCTCGCCCGCCCGCATCGTCGTCCTCGACGAGGCAACCTCCACTTTGGACCCAGCAGCCGAGGTTCGTGCCGAGCGCGCCTTCGCCACTCGCGGCGGCAGCCTCGTCGTGATCGCGCACCGGCTGTCGTCGGCAGTCCGCGCGCAGCGCGTGCTTCTGCTCGACGGACGCGAGACCCTGCTCGGCCCGCACCACGAACTCGTCGCCGCGGCACCGCGGTACGCCGAGATGATGCGGGCGTGGCTGCCGGAGCCACCACAGCCATTGCCGGCGAATCCCCTCGAGGGCTGCTCGGTCAGTGGGATCCGGTGAGTTCGCCCCGAATTCACCTTCACCCGTTCAGTCCAGCCGGCCGGGCTCCGGGCCCAGTACCTGAGCAAACACCGGTAAGGGCCCCGCGACACCCGGTAACCATCGTCACGACGCGCTCGCCGGGCCCGAACAGCGGCACCGCAGGGAGTTCTTTCGTGATAGAAACCGGGGCTGTTCCGTTCCGTGGCTCCGCGAAGGGTGTCGTGCAGGTATGTCGAGCACAATGTGACGACCACCACCGGCACTCGCCGCCGTGCCCCCTTCCCCCGCCGGGTTACCGGCTTTCGCCGAGGATGAATCATCGTGCAGAACAAGGACGAGCCCGGCAAGGCGTACGACAAGTCGATCCGGAAGAGGCTGACCCGGACCGTGCTCATCCCGAGCATCACCCTGCTGGTGCTGTGGACCGGGCTCTCGGCGTACTTCTTCATCAACGGCCTGTACGTGCGGCTCGTCGCCGTCTCCGTGCGTGACGTGTCCATCCCGGCGCTCACCGCGCTGTCCTCACTGCAGCAGGAACGCCAGGACACCCTGCAGTACCTGGACAACACGGCCGCCGGACCACAGCAGTTGCAGCAGCAGCAACGCGACACCGACGGCAAGCTCAAGGGGTTGCAGACCGCCTTCGACTCCGCCATTTCCAGCGCCCCGGACGAGATCGCGACCAAGATCACCGCGCTGCGCGCCCAGCTCGACCAGCTGCCGGTGCTGCGCTCGCAGGCCAACTTCCGCAGCATCGATCGCGCACAGGTCAACAGCTACTACAACGGTGTGCTCGACTCGGCCGCGACGCTGTTCGACACCCAGGCACGCGTCGTGCCGGACTCCCAGGCAGTGCAGGGCGCGATTTCCGCGACCACGCTCTTCCGCGCCAGCGACCTGATGTCCAGGGAAACCTCGCTGGTGTCCAGCGCGCTGACGAGCGGTTCCTTCTCGCCGGAGGATTTCGCGGCCTTCACCCGGCTCTCCGGGTTCTACCGCACGCAGCTGGACCAGATCGCCCCGTTCCTCGAGCCGGCGGTCCAGCAGCACTACCGCGCGCTCGTGGACAGTGATGCGTGGCAACGGCTCAACGCCGGGGAGACGGCGCTGATCCAGCACGGCCCGTGGACGCCGGCCGACGACGACACCGTGCCGGTCGGCGCGGCCGACTGGCAGGCCCTCACCACCCAGGTCTCGGACCAGCTGACCCAGCTCACCGCCGAACAGGCCGACCAGGTGTCGGCCGCCGCCATCGACTCCGGCAACTCGCAGCTGCGCAACGCGATCATCGGCAGTGTCCTCGTGCTGCTCGCGTCGCTGGCCGCGATCATCGTCGCGGTGCGGGTCTCGCGCTCACTCGTCGACCGGGCGCTGATGACCCGGCTGGCCCGGCTGCGCAACGATTCACTGGACCTGGCCCGCAACCGGCTGCCCGGCATCGTCAGCAGGCTGCGCAACGGCGAACCGGTGGACGTGACCGCCGAACTGCCGAAACTCGACCACGGCCGCGACGAGATCGGCCAGGTGGCCGAGGCGTTCAACCTCGCGCAGACGACCGCGGTCACCGCCGCGGCGGACGAGGCGAAGGCCCGCAGCGGCGTGCACAACGTGTTCCTCGGCATCGCGCACCGCAACCAGGTGCTGGTGCACCGGCAGCTGCAGATCATCGACGAGATGGAAAGCCGCGAGGAGAACTCGACCCAGCTCGCGTCGCTGTTCCAGCTCGACCACCTCGCCGCGCGTGCCCGGCGGACCACCGAGAACCTGATCATCCTCGGCGGCAAGCAGCCCGGCAGGCGCTGGCGCAAGCCGGTGACGCTGATGGAAATCCTGCGTGCGGCGGTGTCCGAGACCGAGCAGTACTCGCGGGTGCAGGTCGAGCAGGTGCCGGACGTGGCGATCGCCGGGACGGCGGTGGCCGACACGATCCACCTGATCGCCGAACTGGTGGACAACGCGACGTCGTTCTCCCCGCCCGGTTCGCCGGTCGAGGTGACCAGCCGGGTGGTCGCGCGCGGCGTCGTCGTCGACGTGTCCGACCAGGGGCTGGGCATGAAGGAGGGCGTGCGGGACTGGGCGAACGCGATGATGGCCGACGCGCCCGAGTTCGACGCGATGGCGTTGCGCGCGGACTCCAGCCTCGGCCTGTTCGTGGTCGCTCGGCTGGCCTCGCGGCTGGGCATCACGGTCACCTTCGACCCTTCGCGCTACGGCGGCACCAGGGCCACCGTGCTCGTCCCGTCCCAGCACCTGGCCGGCGAGCACCCGGACGGCGAGCACGAGGACGAGACCCCGGTGCTCGCCCCGGTGGGCGGCCCCGCCGAACCGGAGGAATCCCCGGGTTCCGCCGCTGCGCTGCCCGCTCGGGTACCGGCTCGCGCCGCCAAGCCCCGGCCGTACCCGGCACGTCCGTGGCCTTCCCCGGAGACCGCGGCGGCCGCACCGGATTCCGCTGCGGCCCCGTCGCGCCCCGCGGAACCCGTCGCACGCCCACCGCGGCACGCGGAACCCGCCGCGGGCGAAGAGGATCTCAGCCGCCTGCAGGGTGACCAGCGACCCCGGCTGCCCCGCCGACAGCCACAGCAGAACCTGGTCGCCCAGCTGCAGGACGATCCGGGCGCCGAAGCGGTCGACGTCGAGGGCACCGGGGAGACCACCGCCCGCACGCTCACTGCGTTCCACAAGGGCACACGCCGTGCACGAGGCGGCCCGAATGACCGCTGAGGCCGCCCGCGACCGCGATACTGCACAGAGCACACCGCCACGAACCGAAAGTCAGGGTCTGTCCGCATGAACGAGTACGGGACCGCCAAACCCGACCTCAACTGGCTGCTCGACGACGTCGTCAACCGCGTCGTCGGCGCGCAGAACGCGATCGTGCTCTCCGCCGACGGGCTGCTGCTCGGCAAATCGGCCGGGATGAGCAAGGACGACTCCGATCAGCTCTCCGCCATCGCGTCCAGCCTGCAGAGTCTCGCCAAGGGGGTGAGCAGGCAGTTCAACCGCGGTCCGGTGCTGCAGAACATGATCGAGATGGAGCGCGGCTACCTGTTCGTCTCGGCCGCGGGGCAGGGTGCCTGCCTTGCCGTGCTCGCCGGTGCCGACGTGGACGTCGAAATGATCGCCTACGAGATGAACCGGCTGGTCAAGCGGGTCGGCGACTATCTCGCCTCGGCGCCGCGCGAGGCCGCGAACCTGTTGCGGGAGGCCACGTGAGCGACGACAACTGGTACGACGAGGCGGCCGGCCCCCTGGTCCGGCCCTACACGATCACCAGCGGCCGGACCCCGTCCGAGCACAGCACGCTCGACCTGTCCACCCAGGTGATGACCCTGCAGACGGACTCCGCGCCCCGCGGGCTCGGGCCGGAGCACCTGACGATCACGCAGCTGTGCCGGCGTCCGTTGTCGATCGCCGAGATCGCCGTGTACGTGAAGCTGCCACTCGGCGTCGTCCGGGTGCTGTGCGGCGATCTGATCGACCGCGGACTCGTCATCACCCGTGCCCCCTCCCAGCGCCCGGCGCAGGCGCCGGACCACGAAACTCTCCAGGCGGTTCTCGATGGACTCATCAAGCTCTGAGCACCGGGGAACGGACACGGTCCCGACCCCGGTCAAGATCATCATCGCGGGCGGTTTCGGTGCCGGGAAGACCACCATGGTCGGCTCGGTCAGCGAGATCCCGCCGTTGTCCACCGAGGAGGTGCTGACCGAGGCGAGCGCGGGCGTCGACGATCTGTCCGGTGTGGAGCGGAAGAGCACCACCACGGTGGCACTCGACTTCGGCCGGATCACCATCTCGCCGCGGCACGTGCTGTACCTGTTCGGCACGCCGGGCCAGGAACGCTTCTGGTTCATGTGGGACGACCTGGCCCGCGGCGCCATCGGCACCATCGTGCTGGTCGACACCCGTCGGCTGGAGACCAGC carries:
- a CDS encoding DUF742 domain-containing protein, whose amino-acid sequence is MSDDNWYDEAAGPLVRPYTITSGRTPSEHSTLDLSTQVMTLQTDSAPRGLGPEHLTITQLCRRPLSIAEIAVYVKLPLGVVRVLCGDLIDRGLVITRAPSQRPAQAPDHETLQAVLDGLIKL
- a CDS encoding GTP-binding protein is translated as MDSSSSEHRGTDTVPTPVKIIIAGGFGAGKTTMVGSVSEIPPLSTEEVLTEASAGVDDLSGVERKSTTTVALDFGRITISPRHVLYLFGTPGQERFWFMWDDLARGAIGTIVLVDTRRLETSFAAVDFFERRKIPFIVAVNCFDNAPRYTADEIREALVVPDRVPLVMCDARQRDSSKIALIRLVKHAMTIVPQPA